A single genomic interval of Eptesicus fuscus isolate TK198812 chromosome 10, DD_ASM_mEF_20220401, whole genome shotgun sequence harbors:
- the PSORS1C2 gene encoding psoriasis susceptibility 1 candidate gene 2 protein, whose product MMLDWKLLGILLLCLCPGGISGSGDHPSPPPTEAGQEEGSPTLPQGAPIPGDPWPGAPPIFEDPPPPGPSHPLRDPPESGVWPPKPPRTDPPKPPRPDDPWPAGPQPPENPWPPAPETDHWPQEEPDHDPPREEYR is encoded by the exons ATGATGCTCGACTGGAAGCTGCTGGGGATCCTGCTGCTGTGCCTGTGCCCGGGAG GCATCTCAGGCAGTGGagaccacccctctcccccacccacagaGGCTGGACAGGAGGAGGGCTCCCCAACATTGCCTCAGGGTGCCCCCATCCCCGGTGACCCCTGGCCAGGGGCACCCCCTATCTTTGAGGACCCTCCACCTCCAGGCCCCAGTCATCCCTTGAGAGACCCGCCTGAATCTGGAGTCTGGCCGCCTAAGCCTCCTAGAACTGATCCCCCTAAACCTCCCCGGCCTGACGACCCCTGGCCAGCAGGACCCCAGCCTCCAGAAAacccctggcctcctgcccctgagacgGACCACTGGCCTCAGGAGGAGCCAGACCATGACCCGCCCCGGGAAGAGTACAGATAG
- the CCHCR1 gene encoding coiled-coil alpha-helical rod protein 1 isoform X3 — translation MFRPSGSMGLIPPSHFQARPLPTMPRMAPTWVSDLPLAHRGVSERRPDIQRPQGIMWEQDVSGDGQEPGWRDRSVELQGSQALRQQAELISRQLQELRQLEEEVRVLRETSLQQKMKLETQAMELEALARAEKAGRAEAEGLRAALAGAEVVRKNLEEGSQRELEEVQRLHQEQLSSLTRAHQEALSSLTSKAEGLEKSMTSLETSRAGEAKELAVAQREAELLREQLTKTQEDLEAQVTLVENLRRYVGEQVPPEIHSQAWESERLELLETVQHLQEDRDGLHTTAELLQVRVQSLMHILSMQEEELARKVQPSDSLEPEFSRKSQALLKRWREKVFALMVQLKAQELEHGACMQQLKGQVAEFQERVAAQSQEQAILQRSLEDKAAQVEVERMGAKSLQVELSRAQEARRRGQQQTASAEEQLKRVAKAISSFQIWLQNTVAEVEQAAARLPSLSSRVSYAVRKVHTIQGLMARKLVLAQLRQESHPQAPPTEEVSLELEQLREERNRLDAEVQLSAHIIQQEVGRAREQGEAERQQLSEVAQQLEQELRRTQESLASVGLQLEAARQGQQESTEEAASLRQELTQQQQVYGQALQEKVAEVESRLREQLSEAERRLNEARREHAKAVVSLRQMQRKATREKERNQELRRLQEEARKEEGLRLTQRLQELQRDKNLLLATLQQEGLLSHYKQQRLLAVLPPLDKGGSVQPSPRPAGPSAPAPPAAALGPRAATKESLSVLLDDLQSLSEAISKEETVSQGDNQNSPAARGSECLGAQGGPVGQEDREMG, via the exons ATGTTTCGACCTTCAG GTTCCATGGGGCTCATCCCCCCATCCCACTTCCAAGCTCGGCCCCTTCCAACCATGCCAAGAATGGCCCCCACCTGGGTCTCAGACCTGCCCCTGGCCCATCGAGGTGTCTCAGAGAGGCGGCCAGACATCCAGAGGCCTCAAGGGATCATGTGGGAACAGGACGTTTCTGGCGATGGGCAGGAGCCGGGGTGGAGGGACAG GTCTGTGGAGCTGCAGGGGTCACAGGCCTTGCGCCAGCAGGCAGAGCTGATCTCTCGGCAGCTGCAGGAGCTGCGACAGCTTGAGGAGGAGGTCCGGGTCCTGCGGGAAACCTCGCTGCAGCAAAAGAtgaagctggagacccaggccatggagctggaggcTCTGGCACGGGCGGAGAAGGCTGGCCGAGCTGAGGCCGAGGGCCTGCGTGCCgccctggctggggctgaggtTGTCCGGAAGAACCTGGAAGAGGGGAGCcagcgggagctggaggaggttCAGAGGCTGCACCAGGAGCAG CTGTCCTCCTTGACACGGGCTCACCAGGAGGCTCTTTCCAGTCTGACCAGCAAAGCCGAGGGCTTGGAGAAGTCTATGACCAGCCTGGAAACCAGCAGGGCCGGGGAAGCCAAGGAGCTGGCCGTGGCCCAGAGGGAGGCCGAGTTGCTGCGGGAGCAGCTGAC CAAGACCCAAGAAGACTTGGAGGCTCAGGTGACCTTGGTTGAGAACCTACGCAGATATGTGGGGGAACAAGTCCCCCCCGAGATTCATAGCCAGGCATGGGAATCGGAGCGACTGGAGCTTCTAGAGACTGTGCAG CACTTGCAGGAGGACCGGGATGGCCTGCACACAACAGCGGAGCTGCTGCAGGTGCGCGTGCAGAGCCTCATGCACATCCTGTCCATGCAGGAAGAGGAGCTGGCCAGGAAG gTGCAACCGTCAGATTCCCTGGAGCCCGAGTTCTCCAGGAAGAGCCAGGCCCTGCTGAAGCGCTGGCGGGAGAAGGTGTTCGCCCTCATGGTGCAGCTGAAGGCCCAGGAACTGGAGCACGGAGCGTGCATGCAGCAGCTGAAGGGACAG GTGGCAGAGTTCCAGGAAAGAGTGGCCGCCCAGAGCCAGGAGCAAGCCATCCTGCAGCGCTCTCTGGAGGACAAAGCTGCGCAGGTGGAGGTGGAGCGCATGGGCGCCAAG TCCCTGCAGGTGGAGCTGAGCCGTGCCCAGGAAGCCCGGCGCCGGGGGCAGCAGCAGACAGCCTCGGCTGAGGAGCAGCTGAAGCGTGTGGCCAAGGCTATCAGCAG CTTTCAGATCTGGCTCCAGAACACCGTGGCCGAGGTGGAGCAGGCTGCAGCCCGGCTGCCCAGCCTCAGTAGCCGAGTCAGCTATGCCGTCCGCAAGGTCCACACTATTCAGG GTCTGATGGCTCGAAAACTGGTCCTTGCTCAGCTGCGCCAGGAGAG CCACCCTCAAGCCCCGCCGACCGAGGAGGTGAGCCTTGAGCTGGAGCAGCTGCGGGAAGAGCGGAACCGCCTGGATGCAGAGGTGCAGCTCAGTGCCCACATCATCCAGCAGGAGGTGGGCCGGGCCCGGGAGCAAG GGGAGGCGGAGAGGCAGCAGCTGAGTGAGGTGGCCcagcagctggagcaggagctgcGGCGGACCCAGGAGTCCCTGGCCAGCGTGGGGCTGCAGCTGGAAGCGGCTCgccagggccagcaggagagcacgGAGGAGGCCGCCAGTCTGCGGCAGGAACTGACCCAGCAGCAGCAGGTCTACGGGCAAG CTCTGCAAGAGAAGGTGGCGGAAGTGGAATCCCGGCTGCGGGAGCAGCTCTCGGAAGCAGAAAGGAGACTGAACGAGGCCCGGAGGGAGCACGCCAAGGCTG TGGTCTCCCTGCGCCAGATGCAGCGCAAAGCCACCCGGGAAAAGGAGCGGAACCAGGAGCTCCGGCGCCTGCAGGAAGAGGCCcggaaggaggaggggctgcggCTGACCCAGCgcctgcaggagctgcagagggaCAAGAACCTCCTGCTG GCCACCTTGCAGCAGGAGGGTCTCCTCTCCCATTACAAGCAGCAGCGACTGTTGGCAGTTCTTCCCCCCCTGGATAAGGGGGGGTCTGTGCAGCCCAGCCCTCGGCCGGCAGGGCCATCGGCACCAGCACCTCCAGCAGCAGCGCTTGGCCCCAGGGCAGCCACTAAAG AATCCCTCTCTGTCCTGCTGGATGACCTGCAGAGTCTGAGTGAGGCCATTTCCAAAGAGGAGACCGTTTCTCAAGGAGACAACCAGAACTCTCCTGCAGCCAGGGGCTCGGAGTGCCTGGGTGCTCAGGGGGGCCCAGTGGGCCAGGAGGATCGTGAAATGGGGTGA
- the CCHCR1 gene encoding coiled-coil alpha-helical rod protein 1 isoform X1, which produces MRPHPSGARPWASALVGRDPGVLAWCVDGLPPGLAEPWRGLWSLGSQPLHCTPFSRATRNGRVGRNLRRRGNVDGRTQNLEASDNVEMFRPSGSMGLIPPSHFQARPLPTMPRMAPTWVSDLPLAHRGVSERRPDIQRPQGIMWEQDVSGDGQEPGWRDRSVELQGSQALRQQAELISRQLQELRQLEEEVRVLRETSLQQKMKLETQAMELEALARAEKAGRAEAEGLRAALAGAEVVRKNLEEGSQRELEEVQRLHQEQLSSLTRAHQEALSSLTSKAEGLEKSMTSLETSRAGEAKELAVAQREAELLREQLTKTQEDLEAQVTLVENLRRYVGEQVPPEIHSQAWESERLELLETVQHLQEDRDGLHTTAELLQVRVQSLMHILSMQEEELARKVQPSDSLEPEFSRKSQALLKRWREKVFALMVQLKAQELEHGACMQQLKGQVAEFQERVAAQSQEQAILQRSLEDKAAQVEVERMGAKSLQVELSRAQEARRRGQQQTASAEEQLKRVAKAISSFQIWLQNTVAEVEQAAARLPSLSSRVSYAVRKVHTIQGLMARKLVLAQLRQESHPQAPPTEEVSLELEQLREERNRLDAEVQLSAHIIQQEVGRAREQGEAERQQLSEVAQQLEQELRRTQESLASVGLQLEAARQGQQESTEEAASLRQELTQQQQVYGQALQEKVAEVESRLREQLSEAERRLNEARREHAKAVVSLRQMQRKATREKERNQELRRLQEEARKEEGLRLTQRLQELQRDKNLLLATLQQEGLLSHYKQQRLLAVLPPLDKGGSVQPSPRPAGPSAPAPPAAALGPRAATKESLSVLLDDLQSLSEAISKEETVSQGDNQNSPAARGSECLGAQGGPVGQEDREMG; this is translated from the exons ATGCGGCCACATCCCTCCGGGGCCAGGCCTTGGGCCAGCGCTTTAGTCGGGAGGGACCCGGGCGTCCTGGCTTGGTGTGTGGATGGGCTTCCCCCAGGCCTTGCCGAGCCTTGGAGGGGACTCTGGAGCCTGGGCTCGCAGCCCCTGCACTGCACGCCTTTCTCCCGCGCGACCAGGAATGGCAGAGTCGGTAGAAACTTGAGGAGGAGG GGGAACGTAGATGGCCGGACACAGAATCTAGAGGCTTCAGATAATGTGGAGATGTTTCGACCTTCAG GTTCCATGGGGCTCATCCCCCCATCCCACTTCCAAGCTCGGCCCCTTCCAACCATGCCAAGAATGGCCCCCACCTGGGTCTCAGACCTGCCCCTGGCCCATCGAGGTGTCTCAGAGAGGCGGCCAGACATCCAGAGGCCTCAAGGGATCATGTGGGAACAGGACGTTTCTGGCGATGGGCAGGAGCCGGGGTGGAGGGACAG GTCTGTGGAGCTGCAGGGGTCACAGGCCTTGCGCCAGCAGGCAGAGCTGATCTCTCGGCAGCTGCAGGAGCTGCGACAGCTTGAGGAGGAGGTCCGGGTCCTGCGGGAAACCTCGCTGCAGCAAAAGAtgaagctggagacccaggccatggagctggaggcTCTGGCACGGGCGGAGAAGGCTGGCCGAGCTGAGGCCGAGGGCCTGCGTGCCgccctggctggggctgaggtTGTCCGGAAGAACCTGGAAGAGGGGAGCcagcgggagctggaggaggttCAGAGGCTGCACCAGGAGCAG CTGTCCTCCTTGACACGGGCTCACCAGGAGGCTCTTTCCAGTCTGACCAGCAAAGCCGAGGGCTTGGAGAAGTCTATGACCAGCCTGGAAACCAGCAGGGCCGGGGAAGCCAAGGAGCTGGCCGTGGCCCAGAGGGAGGCCGAGTTGCTGCGGGAGCAGCTGAC CAAGACCCAAGAAGACTTGGAGGCTCAGGTGACCTTGGTTGAGAACCTACGCAGATATGTGGGGGAACAAGTCCCCCCCGAGATTCATAGCCAGGCATGGGAATCGGAGCGACTGGAGCTTCTAGAGACTGTGCAG CACTTGCAGGAGGACCGGGATGGCCTGCACACAACAGCGGAGCTGCTGCAGGTGCGCGTGCAGAGCCTCATGCACATCCTGTCCATGCAGGAAGAGGAGCTGGCCAGGAAG gTGCAACCGTCAGATTCCCTGGAGCCCGAGTTCTCCAGGAAGAGCCAGGCCCTGCTGAAGCGCTGGCGGGAGAAGGTGTTCGCCCTCATGGTGCAGCTGAAGGCCCAGGAACTGGAGCACGGAGCGTGCATGCAGCAGCTGAAGGGACAG GTGGCAGAGTTCCAGGAAAGAGTGGCCGCCCAGAGCCAGGAGCAAGCCATCCTGCAGCGCTCTCTGGAGGACAAAGCTGCGCAGGTGGAGGTGGAGCGCATGGGCGCCAAG TCCCTGCAGGTGGAGCTGAGCCGTGCCCAGGAAGCCCGGCGCCGGGGGCAGCAGCAGACAGCCTCGGCTGAGGAGCAGCTGAAGCGTGTGGCCAAGGCTATCAGCAG CTTTCAGATCTGGCTCCAGAACACCGTGGCCGAGGTGGAGCAGGCTGCAGCCCGGCTGCCCAGCCTCAGTAGCCGAGTCAGCTATGCCGTCCGCAAGGTCCACACTATTCAGG GTCTGATGGCTCGAAAACTGGTCCTTGCTCAGCTGCGCCAGGAGAG CCACCCTCAAGCCCCGCCGACCGAGGAGGTGAGCCTTGAGCTGGAGCAGCTGCGGGAAGAGCGGAACCGCCTGGATGCAGAGGTGCAGCTCAGTGCCCACATCATCCAGCAGGAGGTGGGCCGGGCCCGGGAGCAAG GGGAGGCGGAGAGGCAGCAGCTGAGTGAGGTGGCCcagcagctggagcaggagctgcGGCGGACCCAGGAGTCCCTGGCCAGCGTGGGGCTGCAGCTGGAAGCGGCTCgccagggccagcaggagagcacgGAGGAGGCCGCCAGTCTGCGGCAGGAACTGACCCAGCAGCAGCAGGTCTACGGGCAAG CTCTGCAAGAGAAGGTGGCGGAAGTGGAATCCCGGCTGCGGGAGCAGCTCTCGGAAGCAGAAAGGAGACTGAACGAGGCCCGGAGGGAGCACGCCAAGGCTG TGGTCTCCCTGCGCCAGATGCAGCGCAAAGCCACCCGGGAAAAGGAGCGGAACCAGGAGCTCCGGCGCCTGCAGGAAGAGGCCcggaaggaggaggggctgcggCTGACCCAGCgcctgcaggagctgcagagggaCAAGAACCTCCTGCTG GCCACCTTGCAGCAGGAGGGTCTCCTCTCCCATTACAAGCAGCAGCGACTGTTGGCAGTTCTTCCCCCCCTGGATAAGGGGGGGTCTGTGCAGCCCAGCCCTCGGCCGGCAGGGCCATCGGCACCAGCACCTCCAGCAGCAGCGCTTGGCCCCAGGGCAGCCACTAAAG AATCCCTCTCTGTCCTGCTGGATGACCTGCAGAGTCTGAGTGAGGCCATTTCCAAAGAGGAGACCGTTTCTCAAGGAGACAACCAGAACTCTCCTGCAGCCAGGGGCTCGGAGTGCCTGGGTGCTCAGGGGGGCCCAGTGGGCCAGGAGGATCGTGAAATGGGGTGA
- the CCHCR1 gene encoding coiled-coil alpha-helical rod protein 1 isoform X2 produces the protein MRPHPSGARPWASALVGRDPGVLAWCVDGLPPGLAEPWRGLWSLGSQPLHCTPFSRATRNGRVGRNLRRRGNVDGRTQNLEASDNVEMFRPSGSMGLIPPSHFQARPLPTMPRMAPTWVSDLPLAHRGVSERRPDIQRPQGIMWEQDVSGDGQEPGWRDRSVELQGSQALRQQAELISRQLQELRQLEEEVRVLRETSLQQKMKLETQAMELEALARAEKAGRAEAEGLRAALAGAEVVRKNLEEGSQRELEEVQRLHQEQLSSLTRAHQEALSSLTSKAEGLEKSMTSLETSRAGEAKELAVAQREAELLREQLTKTQEDLEAQVTLVENLRRYVGEQVPPEIHSQAWESERLELLETVQHLQEDRDGLHTTAELLQVRVQSLMHILSMQEEELARKVQPSDSLEPEFSRKSQALLKRWREKVFALMVQLKAQELEHGACMQQLKGQVAEFQERVAAQSQEQAILQRSLEDKAAQVEVERMGAKSLQVELSRAQEARRRGQQQTASAEEQLKRVAKAISSFQIWLQNTVAEVEQAAARLPSLSSRVSYAVRKVHTIQGLMARKLVLAQLRQESHPQAPPTEEVSLELEQLREERNRLDAEVQLSAHIIQQEVGRAREQGEAERQQLSEVAQQLEQELRRTQESLASVGLQLEAARQGQQESTEEAASLRQELTQQQQVYGQALQEKVAEVESRLREQLSEAERRLNEARREHAKAVVSLRQMQRKATREKERNQELRRLQEEARKEEGLRLTQRLQELQRDKNLLLQRLLAVLPPLDKGGSVQPSPRPAGPSAPAPPAAALGPRAATKESLSVLLDDLQSLSEAISKEETVSQGDNQNSPAARGSECLGAQGGPVGQEDREMG, from the exons ATGCGGCCACATCCCTCCGGGGCCAGGCCTTGGGCCAGCGCTTTAGTCGGGAGGGACCCGGGCGTCCTGGCTTGGTGTGTGGATGGGCTTCCCCCAGGCCTTGCCGAGCCTTGGAGGGGACTCTGGAGCCTGGGCTCGCAGCCCCTGCACTGCACGCCTTTCTCCCGCGCGACCAGGAATGGCAGAGTCGGTAGAAACTTGAGGAGGAGG GGGAACGTAGATGGCCGGACACAGAATCTAGAGGCTTCAGATAATGTGGAGATGTTTCGACCTTCAG GTTCCATGGGGCTCATCCCCCCATCCCACTTCCAAGCTCGGCCCCTTCCAACCATGCCAAGAATGGCCCCCACCTGGGTCTCAGACCTGCCCCTGGCCCATCGAGGTGTCTCAGAGAGGCGGCCAGACATCCAGAGGCCTCAAGGGATCATGTGGGAACAGGACGTTTCTGGCGATGGGCAGGAGCCGGGGTGGAGGGACAG GTCTGTGGAGCTGCAGGGGTCACAGGCCTTGCGCCAGCAGGCAGAGCTGATCTCTCGGCAGCTGCAGGAGCTGCGACAGCTTGAGGAGGAGGTCCGGGTCCTGCGGGAAACCTCGCTGCAGCAAAAGAtgaagctggagacccaggccatggagctggaggcTCTGGCACGGGCGGAGAAGGCTGGCCGAGCTGAGGCCGAGGGCCTGCGTGCCgccctggctggggctgaggtTGTCCGGAAGAACCTGGAAGAGGGGAGCcagcgggagctggaggaggttCAGAGGCTGCACCAGGAGCAG CTGTCCTCCTTGACACGGGCTCACCAGGAGGCTCTTTCCAGTCTGACCAGCAAAGCCGAGGGCTTGGAGAAGTCTATGACCAGCCTGGAAACCAGCAGGGCCGGGGAAGCCAAGGAGCTGGCCGTGGCCCAGAGGGAGGCCGAGTTGCTGCGGGAGCAGCTGAC CAAGACCCAAGAAGACTTGGAGGCTCAGGTGACCTTGGTTGAGAACCTACGCAGATATGTGGGGGAACAAGTCCCCCCCGAGATTCATAGCCAGGCATGGGAATCGGAGCGACTGGAGCTTCTAGAGACTGTGCAG CACTTGCAGGAGGACCGGGATGGCCTGCACACAACAGCGGAGCTGCTGCAGGTGCGCGTGCAGAGCCTCATGCACATCCTGTCCATGCAGGAAGAGGAGCTGGCCAGGAAG gTGCAACCGTCAGATTCCCTGGAGCCCGAGTTCTCCAGGAAGAGCCAGGCCCTGCTGAAGCGCTGGCGGGAGAAGGTGTTCGCCCTCATGGTGCAGCTGAAGGCCCAGGAACTGGAGCACGGAGCGTGCATGCAGCAGCTGAAGGGACAG GTGGCAGAGTTCCAGGAAAGAGTGGCCGCCCAGAGCCAGGAGCAAGCCATCCTGCAGCGCTCTCTGGAGGACAAAGCTGCGCAGGTGGAGGTGGAGCGCATGGGCGCCAAG TCCCTGCAGGTGGAGCTGAGCCGTGCCCAGGAAGCCCGGCGCCGGGGGCAGCAGCAGACAGCCTCGGCTGAGGAGCAGCTGAAGCGTGTGGCCAAGGCTATCAGCAG CTTTCAGATCTGGCTCCAGAACACCGTGGCCGAGGTGGAGCAGGCTGCAGCCCGGCTGCCCAGCCTCAGTAGCCGAGTCAGCTATGCCGTCCGCAAGGTCCACACTATTCAGG GTCTGATGGCTCGAAAACTGGTCCTTGCTCAGCTGCGCCAGGAGAG CCACCCTCAAGCCCCGCCGACCGAGGAGGTGAGCCTTGAGCTGGAGCAGCTGCGGGAAGAGCGGAACCGCCTGGATGCAGAGGTGCAGCTCAGTGCCCACATCATCCAGCAGGAGGTGGGCCGGGCCCGGGAGCAAG GGGAGGCGGAGAGGCAGCAGCTGAGTGAGGTGGCCcagcagctggagcaggagctgcGGCGGACCCAGGAGTCCCTGGCCAGCGTGGGGCTGCAGCTGGAAGCGGCTCgccagggccagcaggagagcacgGAGGAGGCCGCCAGTCTGCGGCAGGAACTGACCCAGCAGCAGCAGGTCTACGGGCAAG CTCTGCAAGAGAAGGTGGCGGAAGTGGAATCCCGGCTGCGGGAGCAGCTCTCGGAAGCAGAAAGGAGACTGAACGAGGCCCGGAGGGAGCACGCCAAGGCTG TGGTCTCCCTGCGCCAGATGCAGCGCAAAGCCACCCGGGAAAAGGAGCGGAACCAGGAGCTCCGGCGCCTGCAGGAAGAGGCCcggaaggaggaggggctgcggCTGACCCAGCgcctgcaggagctgcagagggaCAAGAACCTCCTGCTG CAGCGACTGTTGGCAGTTCTTCCCCCCCTGGATAAGGGGGGGTCTGTGCAGCCCAGCCCTCGGCCGGCAGGGCCATCGGCACCAGCACCTCCAGCAGCAGCGCTTGGCCCCAGGGCAGCCACTAAAG AATCCCTCTCTGTCCTGCTGGATGACCTGCAGAGTCTGAGTGAGGCCATTTCCAAAGAGGAGACCGTTTCTCAAGGAGACAACCAGAACTCTCCTGCAGCCAGGGGCTCGGAGTGCCTGGGTGCTCAGGGGGGCCCAGTGGGCCAGGAGGATCGTGAAATGGGGTGA
- the TCF19 gene encoding transcription factor 19 isoform X2, whose amino-acid sequence MLPCFQLLRIGGGRGGDLYTFHPPSGTGCTYRLGCRADLCDVALRPQQEPGFISGVHAELHAERQGDDWRVSLEDHSSQGTLVNNVRLPRGHRLELSDGDLLTFGPERPPGTGPSEFYFMFQQVRVKPQDFAAITIPRSRVEEGAGVGFQPMLPPRGAPQRPLSTLSPAPKATLILNSIGSLSKLQPQPLTFSRSRGGPPSLPPRTPHGKEGTTPSAPTPRNRRKSAHRVLAELDDEREAPESPPVLREPRKKLCVEKMPLTASGGRSKDPSGSGNARRVC is encoded by the exons ATGCTGCCCTGCTTCCAGCTGCTGCGCATTGGGGGCGGCAGGGGCGGCGACCTCTACACTTTCCACCCCCCAAGCGGAACTGGCTGCACCTATCGTTTGGGCTGCAGGGCCGACCTGTGTGATGTGGCCCTGCGGCCCCAACAGGAGCCCGGCTTCATCTCTGGAGTCCACGCAGAGCTGCACGCGGAGCGCCAGGGTGATGACTGGAGGGTCAGCCTGGAGGACCACAGCAGCCAAG GGACTTTGGTCAACAATGTCCGACTCCCTAGGGGTCACAGGCTGGAGTTGAGCGATGGTGACCTTCTGACCTTTGGCCCTGAAAGGCCCCCAGGAACCGGCCCCTCGGAGTTCTACTTCATGTTTCAGCAAGTCCGAGTCAAACCTCAAGATTTCGCTGCCATTACCATCCCACGGTCTAGGGTAGAAGAGGGAGCCGGGGTTGGTTTCCAGCCCATGCTGCCTCCCCGAGGGGCTCCGCAGCGTCCCCTCAGCACcctgtcccctgcaccaaaagcCACACTGATCCTCAACTCCATTGGCAGCCTCAGCAAGCTTCAGCCGCAGCCCCTCACCTTCTCCAGGAGCAGGGGTGGGCCACCGAGCCTGCCTCCCCGCACTCCCCATGGGAAAGAGGGGACCACCCCTTCTGCCCCAACCCCAAGAAACCGCAGGAAATCAGCTCACCGAGTGTTGGCAGAATTGGATGATGAGAGAGAGGCTCCTGAGAGCCCCCCAGTCCTTAGAGAGCCCCGGAAGAAACTCTGTGTAGAGAAGATGCCACTGACAGCCAGTGG AGGGAGGAGCAAGGACCCCTCTGGTAGCGGCAACGCGCGGAGGGTCTGCTGA
- the TCF19 gene encoding transcription factor 19 isoform X1: MLPCFQLLRIGGGRGGDLYTFHPPSGTGCTYRLGCRADLCDVALRPQQEPGFISGVHAELHAERQGDDWRVSLEDHSSQGTLVNNVRLPRGHRLELSDGDLLTFGPERPPGTGPSEFYFMFQQVRVKPQDFAAITIPRSRVEEGAGVGFQPMLPPRGAPQRPLSTLSPAPKATLILNSIGSLSKLQPQPLTFSRSRGGPPSLPPRTPHGKEGTTPSAPTPRNRRKSAHRVLAELDDEREAPESPPVLREPRKKLCVEKMPLTASGYQRGHPPKHPGSTPRTPPVVGGGEPCAAPGCCLPQEETVGWVQCDGCDLWFHLACAGCSVQAAREADFRCPGCRMGVQT; the protein is encoded by the exons ATGCTGCCCTGCTTCCAGCTGCTGCGCATTGGGGGCGGCAGGGGCGGCGACCTCTACACTTTCCACCCCCCAAGCGGAACTGGCTGCACCTATCGTTTGGGCTGCAGGGCCGACCTGTGTGATGTGGCCCTGCGGCCCCAACAGGAGCCCGGCTTCATCTCTGGAGTCCACGCAGAGCTGCACGCGGAGCGCCAGGGTGATGACTGGAGGGTCAGCCTGGAGGACCACAGCAGCCAAG GGACTTTGGTCAACAATGTCCGACTCCCTAGGGGTCACAGGCTGGAGTTGAGCGATGGTGACCTTCTGACCTTTGGCCCTGAAAGGCCCCCAGGAACCGGCCCCTCGGAGTTCTACTTCATGTTTCAGCAAGTCCGAGTCAAACCTCAAGATTTCGCTGCCATTACCATCCCACGGTCTAGGGTAGAAGAGGGAGCCGGGGTTGGTTTCCAGCCCATGCTGCCTCCCCGAGGGGCTCCGCAGCGTCCCCTCAGCACcctgtcccctgcaccaaaagcCACACTGATCCTCAACTCCATTGGCAGCCTCAGCAAGCTTCAGCCGCAGCCCCTCACCTTCTCCAGGAGCAGGGGTGGGCCACCGAGCCTGCCTCCCCGCACTCCCCATGGGAAAGAGGGGACCACCCCTTCTGCCCCAACCCCAAGAAACCGCAGGAAATCAGCTCACCGAGTGTTGGCAGAATTGGATGATGAGAGAGAGGCTCCTGAGAGCCCCCCAGTCCTTAGAGAGCCCCGGAAGAAACTCTGTGTAGAGAAGATGCCACTGACAGCCAGTGG aTATCAGCGTGGGCACCCTCCGAAGCACCCCGGGAGCACCCCCAGGACTCCCCCTGTGGTTGGGGGCGGGGAGCCCTGTGCAGCCCCTGGTTGCTGCCTGCCCCAAGAAGAAACGGTGGGCTGGGTTCAGTGTGATGGATGTGACCTCTGGTTCCACCTGGCCTGTGCTGGCTGCAGTGTCCAGGCTGCCAGGGAGGCCGACTTCCGGTGCCCAGGGTGTCGCATGGGCGTCCAGACCTAA